DNA from Desulfarculus baarsii DSM 2075:
AAGCCGGTAACTTCGGCGGCAAGGGTTCCGCCAACCACAAGGCCGCCGTCGTCGGCGACACCGTTGGCGACCCCTTCAAGGACACCTCCGGCCCGGCCATGAACATCCTCATCAAGCTGATGAGCATCGTTTCGCTGGTGCTGGCTCCGGTCCTGGCCGGCCACGCTGGCTGGCTCGAAGGCCTGTTCAAGTAAGCCTGGCTTGCAAAGCCTGAAACGGGTCGGCCTTCGGGCCGGCCCGTTTTTGTTGTCGCGCTCCGCTTGGCTTGTGACGACAGTGACATATGGTGCTTGACATCGGGGCTTTTGATGCTACAATAACAAGTTAAGTCCATTACAATTCCTACGAAAACCGCCCGCGGGAGTTCCGGATGTTTGATCTGGGTCAACTGGCCGTTTATCCGGCGCATGGGGTGGGCCGGATCGAAGCCGTCGAGGAAAAAACCATCGGCGGGGCGCAGCAGTGTTTTTACATCCTGCGCATCCTGGAAAACGACATGATCATCATGGTGCCCACGGCCAACGCCGGCGCGGTGGGCCTGCGGCCGATCATCCCCACCGAGGAAGTGCCCCAGGTGCTGAGCATCCTGCGCGACCACGACGTGATCATCGAAAACCAGACATGGAACCGCCGCTACCGCGACTACATGAGCAAAATCAAGACCGGCTCGGTCTACGAAGTGGCCGAGGTGCTGCGCGATCTGTTCATCCTCAAATCGGACAAAGAGCTTTCCTTTGGCGAGCGCAAGATGCTAGACACCGCCCGCAACCTGCTGGTCAAGGAGCTTTCCATCGCCCAGCAGCAGACCGAGGACGTGGTCGCCGCCCAGGTGGAAGGCATCTTCTGCCACTGTTGACGGTCCACCGGCCCTTTTCCAACCCACAGAATCCGGCCCCCATGCGCCAGCTTTTTTTTTCATCCCCGCCGGAAGCGGCGGCTCAACGCCTGGACGTGGCCCTGCTGGGGCTGTTGGGCGATGATTTTTCGCGGGCCCAGGTCCAGCGCCTGCTGCGCGACGGCTTGGTGCTGGTCGATGGCCAGGCGGCCAAGGCCGCGCAGAAGTTGCGGCCGGGCCAGGCCATCGCGGTGCGCCTGCCCGACCCCGAGCCCAGCGAGTTGATCCCCATGGCCATGGACCTGGCCATCCTCCACGAAGACGAAGACCTGATCATCATCAACAAGCCGCCCGGCCTGGTGGTGCATCCTTCGCCGGGCCACGCCGAGGGCACCCTGGTCCACGGCCTGCTGCACCACTGCGGCGGCCTGGCCGAGGTGGGCGGCAAGTTGCGGCCGGGCATCGTCCACCGTCTGGACAAAGACACCTCCGGCGCGTTGGTGGCGGCCAAGAACGACCGCGCCCACCGCGGGCTGGTGGCCCGCTTCGCCGCCGGCCGCGTGCAAAAGGAATACCTGGCCCTGGTCCACGGCCGGCCGGCCAAACGGGGCCGGGTCGACAGCGGCATCGGCCGCCACCCCGGCGACCGCAAACGCATGTCCAGCCAGGGATCGCGCACCAAGCCGGCCTTGAGCCAGTGGCGGGTCTGCCGGAGTTTCGGCGAGGCCAGCCTGCTGCGCGTCAACATCCACACCGGTCGCACCCACCAGATCCGCGTGCACCTCTCCGAGGCCGGCCACCCCGTGCTGGGCGACCAGACCTATGGCGCGCGCCGCCGCGACGCCGCCTTGCCCGACCCGGTGGCCGCGGCCCTGCGCCAGGCCGGCCGACAGATGCTCCACGCCGTGGTGCTTAGTTTCGAGCATCCCATCAGCGCCCAAATCATCCACGTGACAGCCCCGCTGCCAGCCGATTATCGCGCGGTGCTGCGCGCCTGCGAGGCCGCGTCGCGATGATCGCCGTGGGGCTCACCGGCGGCATCGCCAGCGGCAAGAGCACGGTGGCGGCCATGTTCGTGGCCCTGGGGGCACATCTGGTCGACACGGACGTGCTGGCCCGCCAGGCCGTGGCCCCTGGTGGCCCGGCGTTGGCGCGCATCGCGGCGGAGTTCGGCCCGGAGGCCCTCGACGCCAGCGGCAATCTGGACCGCGCGGCCATGCGCGGCCTGGCCTTTGGCGACCAGGCGGCGCGCCAGCGGCTGGAGGCCATCGTCCACCCGGTCGTGGCCGAACTGGCCGGGCAGGCCATGGAGCGCTACGCCGCCCAAGACCCCGGCGGCGTGGTCTTGGTCGATGTGCCGCTGCTGTTCGAGGTGGGCTGGGACAAGCTTTTCGCGCGGACGGTGCTGGTCTACGCGCCGGCCGAGGTTCAGTTACGCCGGTTGATGGCCAGGGACCACTGCGACGAGGCCGCGGCGCGCGTGGCCCTGCAAGCGCAGATGCCCATTGAACAAAAGCGGAAGTTGGCCCATTTTGTTATTGACAATTCCGGCGACATGGATAAGACTCAAAGCCAGGTCGTCTCGGTGTGGCGAGAGCTATGCGCTCTGGCCACCGCGGCTCCTTCCCGGACTTAGCCCGATCCCTTTAATTCGGCCCACGCAAAACGGTTTCAACCGTTCGTGTAGTTATAGTTCGCAGTGCTGACCCTGCCCCAAAATCGGCAGACCGCAATATCCAAAACGGCCGGCCCGTTCCGGCATCCTAACCCAGACGAGTTAACCAGATATCGCCATGTCCAATACCGAAAACAACTCCAATAAACCGGCGGAGCGCCGTCCGCGCGCGGCCAAACGCCAAGCCGCCGCCACTCCGCCACCCAGCGTCAACCCCGAAGCCTGTAGCAACGGCAACGGCTCCTACGAGGTGGACGCCTCCGGCGGCAGGATGAACATCATCGAATTGAAGGTCAAGCCAATCGCCGAGTTGACGGCCATGGCCCGCACCTTCAACATCGAAGGCGCCGCCGGCATGCGCAAGCAGGAGCTGATCTTCGCCCTGCTCACCGCCCAGGCCGAACGCAACGGCGCCATCTACGGTGAAGGCGTCTTGGAAATTCTGCCCGACGGCTTTGGCTTCCTGCGCGCCCCCGACTACAACTACCTGCCCGGCCCCGACGACATCTACGTTTCGCCCTCGCAAATCCGCCGTTTCAACCTGCGCACCGGCGACACCATCAGCGGCCAGATCAGGCCGCCCAAGGAAGGCGAGCGTTACTTCGCCCTGCTCAAGGTCGAAAAGATCAACATGGAGCCGCCCGAGGTGGCCCGCGACAAGATCCTTTTCGACAACCTGGTGCCCCTCTACCCCGACGAGCGCATCCGCCTGGAGGTCGAGGCCCAGCCCAAGAATTTCTCCATCCGCGTCATGGACCTGATGACGCCCATCGGCAAGGGCCAGCGCGGCCTGATCGTGGCCCCGCCGCGCACGGGCAAGACGATGCTTTTGCAAAACATCGCCAACGCCCTGGCCGCCAACCACCCCGAGGTGACGCTCATCGTCCTGCTCATCGACGAGCGGCCCGAGGAAGTGACCGACATGCAGCGTTCGGTCAAGGGCGAGGTGATCAGCTCCACCTTCGACGAGCCGGCCCAGCGCCACGTGCAGGTGGCCGAGATGGTCATCGAGAAGGCCAAGCGCCTGGTCGAGCACAAACGCGACGTGGTGATCCTTCTCGACTCCATCACCCGCCTGGCCCGGGCCTACAACACCGTCGTGCCGCCCAGCGGCAAGAT
Protein-coding regions in this window:
- a CDS encoding CarD family transcriptional regulator, with the protein product MFDLGQLAVYPAHGVGRIEAVEEKTIGGAQQCFYILRILENDMIIMVPTANAGAVGLRPIIPTEEVPQVLSILRDHDVIIENQTWNRRYRDYMSKIKTGSVYEVAEVLRDLFILKSDKELSFGERKMLDTARNLLVKELSIAQQQTEDVVAAQVEGIFCHC
- a CDS encoding RluA family pseudouridine synthase; amino-acid sequence: MRQLFFSSPPEAAAQRLDVALLGLLGDDFSRAQVQRLLRDGLVLVDGQAAKAAQKLRPGQAIAVRLPDPEPSELIPMAMDLAILHEDEDLIIINKPPGLVVHPSPGHAEGTLVHGLLHHCGGLAEVGGKLRPGIVHRLDKDTSGALVAAKNDRAHRGLVARFAAGRVQKEYLALVHGRPAKRGRVDSGIGRHPGDRKRMSSQGSRTKPALSQWRVCRSFGEASLLRVNIHTGRTHQIRVHLSEAGHPVLGDQTYGARRRDAALPDPVAAALRQAGRQMLHAVVLSFEHPISAQIIHVTAPLPADYRAVLRACEAASR
- the coaE gene encoding dephospho-CoA kinase (Dephospho-CoA kinase (CoaE) performs the final step in coenzyme A biosynthesis.) — its product is MIAVGLTGGIASGKSTVAAMFVALGAHLVDTDVLARQAVAPGGPALARIAAEFGPEALDASGNLDRAAMRGLAFGDQAARQRLEAIVHPVVAELAGQAMERYAAQDPGGVVLVDVPLLFEVGWDKLFARTVLVYAPAEVQLRRLMARDHCDEAAARVALQAQMPIEQKRKLAHFVIDNSGDMDKTQSQVVSVWRELCALATAAPSRT
- the rho gene encoding transcription termination factor Rho, which encodes MNIIELKVKPIAELTAMARTFNIEGAAGMRKQELIFALLTAQAERNGAIYGEGVLEILPDGFGFLRAPDYNYLPGPDDIYVSPSQIRRFNLRTGDTISGQIRPPKEGERYFALLKVEKINMEPPEVARDKILFDNLVPLYPDERIRLEVEAQPKNFSIRVMDLMTPIGKGQRGLIVAPPRTGKTMLLQNIANALAANHPEVTLIVLLIDERPEEVTDMQRSVKGEVISSTFDEPAQRHVQVAEMVIEKAKRLVEHKRDVVILLDSITRLARAYNTVVPPSGKILSGGVDSNALHRPKRFFGAARNIEDGGSLTIIATALIETGSRMDEVIFEEFKGTGNMEIHLDRKLSDKRVFPAIDINRSGTRKEELLLPESDLNRIWILRKLLGPLTAVDSMEFLLEKLQGTKSNTEFLDSMSR